A single window of Zea mays cultivar B73 chromosome 10, Zm-B73-REFERENCE-NAM-5.0, whole genome shotgun sequence DNA harbors:
- the LOC103642192 gene encoding probable metal-nicotianamine transporter YSL10, protein MSRRRAQEEEEDDEDVVESVERVFEGREVPGWREQVTARALAVSALLGAMFSVIVMKLNLTTGIIPSLNVSAGLLGFFLLTSWTKLLAKAGLTGVRPFTRQENTVVQTCVVACSGIAFSGGFGSYMFAMSERISEQSGETWDAHNIKNPGLGWMIGFLFIVSFLGLFSVVPLRKIMIIDYKLIYPSGTATAHLINSFHTPQGAKLAKRQVKTLGKFFAGSFTWGFFQWFYTAGEGCGFMSFPTLGLEAYRQKFFFDFSATYVGVGMICPYLVNASVLLGGVVSWGIMWPLIEQKKGDWYPADLKPSSLRGIVGYRVFVSIALILGDGLYNFLKVMTRTVTALVVQVRRMMSEPTLPISGGGGEGGGIPLPAPEETFDDRRRTELFLKDQIPNTLALGAYLVIAVVSIVTVPHIFHQLRWYHVAASYVVAPVLAFCNAYGCGLTDWSLATTYGKLAIFTVGAWAAATDDSGGGGGGIIAGLAACGVMIGIVSTASDLTQDFKTGYMTLASPRSMFVSQVIGTAMGCVVAPSVFWLFYNAFRDIGMPGSEYPSPNALVYRNMAILGVQGLGSLPRHCLDLCIAFFAAAIAINLARDLAGARAAAYIPLPMAMAIPFYLGPYFGIDMCIGSLVRLVWDRLDPARAKAFAPPVASGLICGDGIWTLPQSVLALAGVKPPICMKFLSRSTNVKVDAFLRS, encoded by the exons ATGTCGAGGAGGAGAgcgcaggaggaggaggaagacgacgaggATGTGGTGGAGTCGGTAGAGCGGGTGTTCGAGGGGCGGGAGGTGCCGGGGTGgcgggagcaggtgacggcgcgggcGCTGGCGGTGAGCGCGCTCCTGGGCGCCATGTTCAGCGTCATCGTCATGAAGCTGAACCTCACCACGGGGATCATCCCCTCGCTCAACGTCTCTGCGGGTCTCCTCGGCTTCTTCCTCCTCACCTCCTGGACCAAGCTCCTCGCCAAGGCCGGGCTCACCGGCGTCAGGCCCTTCACCCGCCAGGAGAACACCGTCGTCCAGACCTGCGTCGTCGCCTGCTCTGGCATCGCGTTCAGCG GAGGGTTCGGGAGCTACATGTTCGCGATGAGTGAGAGGATTAGCGAGCAATCGGGGGAGACATGGGATGCGCACAACATCAAGAACCCCGGTCTGGGCTGGATGATCGGTTTCCTCTTCATCGTCAGCTTCCTCGGCCTCTTCTCCGTCGTGCCTCTCAGGAAG ATAATGATCATCGACTACAAGCTCATCTACCCGAGCGGCACCGCGACTGCCCACCTCATCAACAGCTTCCACACTCCCCAGGGCGCCAAGCTTGCCAA GAGACAGGTGAAGACGCTGGGGAAGTTCTTCGCCGGCAGCTTCACCTGGGGCTTCTTCCAGTGGTTCTACACCGCCGGCGAGGGCTGCGGCTTCATGTCCTTCCCCACGCTGGGCCTCGAGGCCTACAGGCAGAA GTTCTTTTTCGACTTCTCGGCGACGTACGTCGGCGTCGGTATGATCTGCCCTTATCTCGTCAACGCCTCCGTTCTCCTTGGAGGAGTGGTCTCGTGGGGCATCATGTGGCCGCTCATCGAGCAGAAGAAGGGCGACTGGTACCCGGCCGACCTCAAACCCAGCAGCCTCCGTGGCATCGTCGGCTACCGG GTCTTCGTCTCCATCGCGCTGATCCTGGGCGACGGCCTCTACAACTTCCTCAAGGTTATGACGAGGACCGTGACCGCACTGGTGGTGCAGGTGCGCAGAATGATGTCGGAGCCGACGCTCCCCATCTCTGGCGGCGGCGGGGAAGGCGGAGGTATCCCGCTGCCGGCGCCGGAGGAGACGTTCGACGACAGGCGTCGCACGGAGCTGTTCCTCAAGGACCAGATCCCCAACACGCTGGCGCTGGGCGCGTACCTGGTGATCGCCGTGGTGTCCATCGTCACGGTGCCGCACATCTTCCACCAGCTGCGGTGGTACCACGTGGCGGCGTCCTACGTGGTCGCGCCCGTTCTGGCCTTCTGCAACGCGTACGGCTGCGGGCTCACGGACTGGTCCCTGGCCACGACGTACGGCAAGCTGGCCATCTTCACGGTAGGCGCCTGGGCGGCggccaccgacgacagcggcggcggcggcgggggcatCATCGCGGGTCTGGCGGCGTGCGGCGTGATGATCGGCATCGTGTCGACGGCGTCGGACCTGACGCAGGACTTCAAGACCGGGTACATGACGCTGGCGTCGCCGCGGTCCATGTTCGTGAGCCAGGTGATCGGCACGGCCATGGGCTGCGTGGTGGCGCCGTCCGTGTTCTGGCTCTTCTACAACGCGTTCCGCGACATCGGCATGCCGGGGTCCGAGTACCCGTCCCCGAACGCGCTGGTGTACCGCAACATGGCCATCCTGGGGGTCCAGGGCCTGGGCTCCCTGCCCCGCCACTGCCTCGACCTCTGCATCGCCTTCTTCGCCGCCGCCATCGCCATCAACCTGGCACGCGACCTCGCGGGCGCCCGCGCCGCCGCCTACATCCCGCTGCCCATGGCCATGGCCATCCCCTTCTACCTCGGCCCCTACTTCGGTATCGACATGTGCATCGGCAGCCTGGTGCGCCTCGTGTGGGACCGCCTGGACCCGGCCAGGGCCAAGGCGTTCGCGCCCCCCGTCGCGTCGGGCCTCATCTGCGGCGACGGCATCTGGACGCTGCCGCAGTCCGTGCTGGCCCTCGCCGGCGTCAAGCCGCCCATCTGCATGAAGTTCCTGTCCCGCAGCACCAACGTCAAGGTCGACGCTTTCCTCCGCAGCTAG